The following are encoded together in the Pedobacter sp. D749 genome:
- a CDS encoding glycerophosphodiester phosphodiesterase family protein has protein sequence MKRIILQLSIALIAFSGFAQSVPEASLKEVLNPKSQRVLVTAHRGDWRNTPENSIQALKNCIAMGVDIMELDLKKTKDGQLVIMHDQTIDRTTTGKGDVSDYTLSEIKTFFLRSGSGHPTKHHIPTFMEILAIAKDKIIIDVDKGYDYYPQVIKELREQGMIGQAIVNVKGSTPLPQIEQEVGKIEEDITIMPIVDMKRADASEIIASYKPHQKTIIQANFSSDTLSVLKNIASLRTNYGLWINSLWPEQNGGHDDDLAVEENKKDESWGWLISHKANLIQTDRPKELIEYLRAKKLHH, from the coding sequence ATGAAAAGAATTATTTTACAGTTATCCATAGCATTAATTGCATTTAGTGGGTTTGCACAATCGGTACCAGAAGCTAGTTTAAAAGAAGTACTTAACCCTAAAAGCCAGAGGGTATTGGTTACTGCCCATCGTGGCGACTGGCGCAATACGCCTGAAAATTCAATTCAGGCCCTTAAAAACTGTATTGCTATGGGAGTAGACATTATGGAACTGGATCTGAAGAAAACAAAAGACGGCCAGCTGGTGATCATGCACGATCAAACCATTGATAGAACCACAACAGGAAAAGGTGACGTTTCTGATTATACCCTGTCTGAAATAAAAACATTTTTCCTACGCTCAGGTTCGGGGCATCCAACTAAACACCATATACCAACCTTTATGGAAATACTGGCCATTGCGAAAGATAAGATCATTATTGATGTAGATAAGGGATATGATTATTATCCTCAGGTAATTAAGGAACTGCGTGAACAGGGAATGATCGGCCAGGCCATCGTGAATGTCAAAGGAAGTACACCATTACCCCAGATAGAACAGGAGGTAGGTAAAATTGAGGAAGACATTACCATCATGCCAATAGTGGATATGAAAAGAGCTGATGCTTCAGAAATTATCGCGAGTTATAAACCCCATCAAAAAACCATTATCCAGGCCAACTTCAGTAGCGATACCTTATCGGTGTTAAAAAATATTGCCAGCCTTAGAACAAATTATGGTTTATGGATCAATAGCTTATGGCCAGAACAGAACGGTGGTCATGATGATGACCTGGCGGTTGAAGAAAACAAAAAAGATGAAAGCTGGGGTTGGCTGATCAGCCATAAAGCAAACCTGATCCAAACGGACCGCCCAAAAGAACTTATTGAATATTTAAGAGCGAAAAAACTTCATCATTAG
- a CDS encoding ABC-F family ATP-binding cassette domain-containing protein, with protein MINVNNISVSFGGTTLFSDVTFSINENDKIALMGKNGAGKSTILKIIADVAKPTSGSVTGPKEAVIAYLPQHLLTHDNVTVFEETMKAFAEVNQMQKELDELNEQLTIRTDYESDDYMKLIERVSELSEQFYSIEEINYDAEVEKVLKGLGFERKDFGRQTSEFSGGWRMRIELAKILLKKPDLILLDEPTNHMDIESIQWLEDFLINSAKAVMVISHDRTFVDNITNRTIEVTMGRIYDYKAKYTHYLQLRADRRIHQLKAYEEQQRFIADNQEFIDRFRGTYSKTLQVQSRVKMLEKLEVIEIDEVDTSALRLKFPPSPRSGQYPVMVEELTKTYGDHVVFEKASMVIERGEKVAFVGKNGEGKSTMIKAIMGEIDFEGGLKVGHNAKIGYFAQNQAALLDENLTVFETIDQIPLSDGSIKIKDLLGAFMFSGDDTTKKVKVLSGGEKTRLAMIKLLLEPVNVLILDEPTNHLDMKTKDIIKDALKDFDGTLILVSHDRDFLDGLVQKVFEFGNKRVREHFEDIKGFLAYKKMNSLKEIEQG; from the coding sequence GTGATTAATGTAAATAACATCTCCGTTTCATTTGGCGGAACTACCCTTTTTAGCGATGTAACCTTTTCGATAAACGAGAACGATAAAATCGCCCTTATGGGTAAAAATGGTGCAGGCAAGTCGACTATACTAAAAATCATTGCCGATGTAGCCAAACCTACTTCCGGTAGTGTAACAGGTCCGAAAGAAGCAGTGATTGCCTATTTGCCCCAACATTTGCTCACTCATGACAATGTTACTGTTTTCGAGGAAACCATGAAAGCCTTTGCAGAGGTAAACCAGATGCAAAAAGAGCTTGATGAACTGAACGAGCAATTGACTATCCGTACCGATTACGAAAGTGATGATTATATGAAGCTTATCGAGCGCGTATCGGAACTGAGTGAGCAATTTTACTCCATTGAAGAAATCAATTATGATGCGGAAGTAGAGAAAGTGTTGAAAGGTTTGGGTTTTGAGCGTAAAGATTTTGGTCGCCAAACTTCTGAATTTTCGGGTGGATGGCGTATGCGGATTGAGTTAGCGAAGATTTTATTGAAGAAACCTGATCTGATCTTACTGGATGAGCCTACCAACCACATGGATATCGAAAGTATTCAATGGCTGGAAGATTTCCTGATCAACTCGGCGAAGGCCGTAATGGTCATCTCTCACGATCGTACTTTTGTAGATAACATTACCAATCGTACCATCGAGGTAACCATGGGCAGGATTTATGATTACAAGGCCAAATATACCCATTACCTCCAATTGCGTGCTGATCGCCGTATCCACCAGTTAAAAGCTTACGAAGAACAGCAGCGTTTTATTGCAGATAACCAGGAATTTATCGATCGTTTCAGGGGAACTTATTCTAAAACCTTACAGGTGCAATCGCGCGTAAAAATGCTCGAGAAGCTTGAAGTGATCGAAATTGATGAAGTAGATACCTCAGCATTGAGATTAAAGTTTCCGCCATCGCCACGTTCAGGTCAGTATCCGGTAATGGTAGAAGAACTTACTAAAACTTATGGCGATCATGTGGTTTTCGAAAAAGCATCCATGGTGATCGAACGCGGAGAAAAAGTGGCTTTCGTTGGTAAAAATGGCGAAGGTAAATCGACGATGATTAAAGCCATCATGGGCGAGATAGATTTTGAAGGCGGTTTAAAAGTAGGACACAATGCTAAAATTGGCTATTTTGCGCAAAACCAGGCCGCATTACTTGATGAGAACCTTACTGTATTCGAAACCATTGACCAGATTCCGTTAAGCGACGGCTCAATAAAAATCAAAGACCTTTTAGGTGCCTTTATGTTTAGTGGCGATGATACCACTAAAAAGGTTAAAGTACTTTCTGGTGGCGAGAAAACGCGTTTAGCTATGATTAAATTATTGTTAGAGCCTGTAAATGTATTAATCCTCGATGAGCCGACTAACCATTTGGATATGAAAACCAAAGACATTATTAAAGATGCATTGAAAGATTTTGATGGTA